ATCATATGCATTATGGGAGACCTTTTAAGGATTTTGGATATATTTTATTTGGTCTTATGGCAGTAGGTGTTATGTTTTTAGTTATTGGTGGAGTAATACTTATAACAAAAATAAAATATAAAAATAGTTCAAAAACAGCAACTAGCAGATTTTCAAAATGGCATAGAAAAATATTTACATTTGTCTTTCCTCCTTTTATTATTATAACTTTAACAGGGGCATTGATGAATATAGGATTTACAGGTTCAGCTCCAATGGCTTATCTTGCATCAAAAGGCGAAGCAACAAATGTTTTACAACTAACTTATCCAATTTTATATCCACTTGAAAAAGAGATAGAAAAGAAAAATGATAATGTTCAAATGATAACAATGAATGAATTAATCAAAAAAGCAAAAGAAATTAATCCAAATATTGATATTCAAGAAATAGAACTCACAAATTGGCAAGATTCAAGTGCAACTGCAAAACTTGAAGGATATAATCCATATATGCCATTTTTAAATGGAATTTCAAACAAACCAAGTGTGACTTTAAGTGGAGTTGATGGAAGTTTGATAACACAACAAACAGTAATGGATAAACATTGGTCTGGACTATTTTATGATAGTGTTTTTTTCTTACATTTTTTGTTTGGTGTTGATACTTTTACTAGATTTTTAGTAGCAATAATTATGACAATTTCAACTTTTGCAATTGGTTTTGGAGTTTTATTATGGCTTGAAAAAAGAGCAAGAAAATTCCCTGAAGGAATACCAGTATATCAAGGAATGGGAAAACTTTCTTTAGCAGTAATGATTGGAGTTATTCCTGCAACAGGTTTACTGTTTTTTTTACAGTGGTTATTACCTTTTGATATGCAAAATAGAGTTTTAATACAAAAAGAACTTTTTGCAATATTATGGGTAGGAACTTTAACTTGGTCTTTTTACAGATTAAACTCTTATCAAACAGCAAAAGAGTTTCTTTTCTTAGGTGGAATTTTATTTATGTTAAGTCCAATTGTGCATTTTATTAATAGTGGTTTTTCACCAATTAGACTTTTAAATGAAGAGATGTTTACTATTTTAAACGTTGATATTGGTTTATTTTTGTTTGGTGCGATATTGTTTTTTGTTGCTTATAAACTTCCTACAAAAAGAGAAGAAATCCAAGCTTTTTGGACAAAAAAAATTTAAAAGGATTTACAAATATGAAAAAAATTATGTATATTTTTCTTTTTTTAACTTCATATATTTATTCACATGAATTGATGTTAAATGTTATAGAAAATAGGGATAAAACAGTTACTTTAATTGGTGGAGAAACAATTCCTGGTGCTATGATTAGATTTGAATCATTACAAACAGGAGAAGTGATTTTTAAACAAAGATTACCAAAAGAGAGTGAAATTACTGTTTCAATACCAAATGAACCTTATCAGATTGTTCTTGATGGAGGTCCAGGTGAAAAAGTTATTAAAACAGGAATTTTTGAAAAAAGAGATGATGAAATAAAAGTAAAACCAGAAATAAAAGAAAAATTAACAAAACCAGAACATGAAGTACATGAATGGGATAGTTTTACTTTAACATTTTTTCTAATTATTATGGTTTTATTAATTTTAACAATCTATTTTAGTAATAAAAATAGTAATAAAATTTTAAAACAATTAAAAAATACACAATTATAAAGAGGCTCCTCTTTATAATATTGATAGCAATTATCAATTTTATTTATTTTTAAGATTTCTTGCGTTAATATCCCGTTTACATTTTGTTAATAATTAGTTAAAAATTTTACGAGAGTGATAATGAAAGAAAAAAAAGATAAAAAAATTGATAGTAAAGAGATTTTCAATCAGACAAATATCATAACAATTGTTCATGATGGACAAGAATATCACTTAAGAATCACAAAAGCAAATAAACTAATCCTAACAAAATAATTATATTAAATAGCTAGCCAAAAAATAAAAAGTTCTCCTAAAAAGTAGCCAGCCAAAAATTAAAATCAAACATAAAAAATATTTAATTTTCTTGGAGGGAAATAAAATTGAGAAATCATATCGTAAGTAAAAAACACAAAACTACAAATTATCTAGGTGCATCTGTTGTAACAGCAGCAGTATTATTAACAACTCCTATGATGCTTAATGCTGAAGCAACAACTGTATTAGACAAAATCGATGTTGTTGAAGTTGAAAAAAATGATTATACAGAAAAATATAAAGTGGATAAATCATCTTCATCTAAAGTTACACAAGAATTAGTTGATACTCCTCAAACAATACAAGTTATTACAAAAAAAGTAATGGATGAACAACAAGCAACTACTTTACAAGAAGCTTTAAGAAATACTCCTGGTATTACTTTAAATCTTGGTGAAAATGGAAACACAAACTCAAAAGATAATATCAATATGAGAGGTTTTGATGTTCAAGGAAGTATTTTCAAAGATGGAATTAGAGATTTAACAAATGCAGCAAAAGATATGTACAACACTGAAGCTGTTGAAGTTACAAAAGGTGCAGTTGGTTCTGATAATGGAAGAGGTGTTTCTTCTGGATATATAAATCAAGTTACAAAAACAGCAAAAAATGTTGATGAAGTTTCTGGAACAGTAGGGTATAGCACTGCAAAAAATGCAAGATTAACAGCTGATTTAAACAAAGCACTAAATGAAACAACAGGTGTTAGATTAAATGTTATGAAACAAAAAGGTGAAGTAGCTGGGCGAGATGAAGTTGAAATAGATAGAACTGGAATTGCTGCTTCTGTTGCATTTGGAATTGGGACAGCTTCAAGAACTACAATTAATTATGAACATACTATTCAAGATGATGTTCCAGATGGAGGAATTCCAACTGTTGGACTTGATGGTTTAAATCAAAAAGTTGATTCTTCAACATTTTACGGAAGCGTAAATGATTTTGAAGAATCTAAAAGTGATACTTTTACAGTTAAATTTGAACAAGATTTCGCTTCAAATTCAACATTCTCAAATACTATGAGATATGGTAAAACTAGACAAGAGATGTTATTAACTTCTCCATTTAATTATGACTCAACAGCAAATACAGTTGATAGAAGATTACATGCTAGATGGCAAGAGAATGAATTATTAACAAATCAATCAAATATAAAAACTGAATTTAAAACAGGTATGTTAATTCATAATGTAAGTACAGGTGTAGAAATTACAAAAGAGAATCAATTAACAAAAAATTATGCTTCTCAAACAGCTCAAATAACAGATTTATATAATCCAACAGCTATTTCTTGGAATGACTTAACTTTCTCTGGTCAAAAAAGTGATGGAGAAACAACTACAATTGGAGCATATTTATTTGATTCAATTAGTATTGGTGAGAAATTTATCCTAACAGGTGGTGGAAGATTTGATAGATATGAAACAACAAATGATGTAGTTTCAAGTACTTTAGTTGCTTCAACATTAGAAGATGATGGGCACTTAAATAGTTATAAAGCAGGGTTAGTTTACAAACCACTTGATAATGGAAGTGTTTACATCTCAAGAGCAACTACACAATTACCTCCAGGTGGAGCCAACTTTACTTTAAGTGCAACAACTACAAATGCAAATAATCCAGATATGGAACCACAAAAATCAACTACTGATGAAATTGGTACAAAATGGGATTTATTAAATAATAGAATTTCTTTAACAACAGCTATTTATAAAACAGTAGTTGAAAATGAAACTATGACAGAAGCAGACGGAACTACTTCTCAAAATGGTGAAAAAGAAGTAAAAGGAATTGAGTTTGGTATTGTAGGTGATATCACTGATAAATGGAGTATGAGTGCAGGACTTGCAAAAATGGATACTGAATATACTAACTCAACATCAACAAATGAAGGATTAAGTCTAAGATTTGCTCCTGAACATACAGCAACTTTATGGACAACATATAAATTTACACCAGCGTTTAATCTAGGAGCAGGTGCAAGATATGTAGGAACTCAAGAAGTTAAAATAAGTACAACTTCAACAGCTCCTATTTCAAAAATTGAAGAGTATGTTGTTTATGATGCTATGGCTTCATACAAATATAACAAAAATATTACTTATCAATTAAATGTTTATAATTTAACTGATGAAGAGTATGTTGCAAATATGAATAATTCTGGAAGAAGATACACACCAGGTGCTTCAAGAAGTGGATTATTAACTTTTGCATATAAATTTTAATTAATTCAATCCTTCGGGATTGAATTATTATTTTATAGATGAAATTTTGTTTTATTTATAAAGTAATAAAAGGAAAAAAGATGATTTTACATATTCCAAATGTTTTAACTAAAGAGCAGTTAATTGAGTGTAGAAGATTATTAGATAATGCCAATTGGATAGATGGAAAATTAACTGCTGGAAGTCAAGCTGTTAATGTAAAAAATAATTTTCAATTATCAGAAAATGATGAACTAACTGCATATTTAAGAGAAGTTATAACAAATGCTTTGAGTTGTAATCCTTTGTTTATAAGTGCAGCTTTACCAAATCATATTATTTCACCATTTTTTAACAGATATGAAAATGGTGGAAACTATGGAAATCATGTTGATAACTCAATAATGTTTGATAAAAAAATGAAAAAAAATTATCGTACAGATATCTCTTGTTCATTATTTTTTACAGACCCAGAAGAGTATGAAGGTGGAGAAATGGTTATTGAAGATACTTTTGGAACACATGAAGTAAAACTTCCAGCAGGAGATATGATTCTTTATCCATCAACTTCTTTACATAGAGTTGAACCTGTTACAAGTGGAGCTAGAATGGTTAGTTTTATGTGGGTTCAAAGTATGATAAGAAGTGCTTGGAAAAGAAGTATGTTATTTGAACTTGATAATACTATTCAAAGTATAAGAGCAAAATATGGTGAAACAAGTGAAGCTGTAAATTTATCAATTCATTATCATAAACTTCTTCAAGAGTGGGCTGAACTTTGAAAGAAAAATTAACTTTTATTCCAAATGATTTAGTCTCTTTAAAAGACTATGAACGATATGCAAAAGAGCGAATGAGTATTAACTCTTTAGCTTATGTTTGTAGTGGAGCAGGAGATGAAATAACTTTTAAAAGAAATGAAGAGGCATTTCAAGAAATATATTTAGAAGCTAATACTTTAGAAGATTTAAGTGAAGCAAATACAAAAATAGAACTTTTTGGACAAACTTATGACTCTCCAATAATCTTAGCACCAGTTGCTTATCAAAAATTAGTGGATATAAATGGTGAAATAGCAACTGCACAAGCTGCAAATGTTACAAATACTTGTATGTGTGTTAGTTCTTTTTCAAGTTGTACTTTAGAGGAGATTTCAGAATCTACAAAATCACCATTATGGTTTCAATTATACATTCAACCTGATATGAAAACAAATTTAGAACTAATACAAAAAGCTGAAATCTTAGGTTTTAAAGCAATAGTCATAACTATTGATGCACCAATTTCAGGAATTAGAAACGTAGAACAAAGATATGGATTTTCTTTACCTGAAAATATTAGTGCAGTAAACATAAATAATCCAATTCAAACTATAAGTAATTTTGAAAATATTTTAGAAATGGCAAAAATACTTCCTACTTGGAAAGATATAGAATTTATTAAAAATAATACAAAACTTCCAGTTATTTTAAAAGGAATAACAAACACTTCTTACGCAAAAAAAGCAATAGATTTAGGAATTGATGGAATTATTGTTTCAAATCATGGGGGAAGAACTTTAGATACACTTCCATCAACTATAGAAATTTTGCCAAAAATAACAAAAGCTGTTGATAAGAAAATTCCAATTTTATTTGATGGTGGAATAAAAAGAGGAACAGATATTATAAAAGCTATAGCTTTAGGTGCAAGTGCAGTTTTAATTGGTCGTCCAATTATGTATGGTTTAGCAACAGCAGGTGCTTTAGGTGTTGCACATACACTTAAAATCTTAAAAGAA
The genomic region above belongs to Arcobacter ellisii and contains:
- a CDS encoding PepSY-associated TM helix domain-containing protein, with the translated sequence MSKQFNQRLQRVHVATGISLSLLMYIAVFFGIFAILLPYIQVWEKPSRHFKLADISTIDYGAMIDPVLADSDYPKINGIHIILPGYMGDPALRISTDFTKTRVFNPNTNQEVENEDKASELAKFLNHMHYGRPFKDFGYILFGLMAVGVMFLVIGGVILITKIKYKNSSKTATSRFSKWHRKIFTFVFPPFIIITLTGALMNIGFTGSAPMAYLASKGEATNVLQLTYPILYPLEKEIEKKNDNVQMITMNELIKKAKEINPNIDIQEIELTNWQDSSATAKLEGYNPYMPFLNGISNKPSVTLSGVDGSLITQQTVMDKHWSGLFYDSVFFLHFLFGVDTFTRFLVAIIMTISTFAIGFGVLLWLEKRARKFPEGIPVYQGMGKLSLAVMIGVIPATGLLFFLQWLLPFDMQNRVLIQKELFAILWVGTLTWSFYRLNSYQTAKEFLFLGGILFMLSPIVHFINSGFSPIRLLNEEMFTILNVDIGLFLFGAILFFVAYKLPTKREEIQAFWTKKI
- the hemP gene encoding hemin uptake protein HemP, translated to MKEKKDKKIDSKEIFNQTNIITIVHDGQEYHLRITKANKLILTK
- a CDS encoding TonB-dependent siderophore receptor gives rise to the protein MRNHIVSKKHKTTNYLGASVVTAAVLLTTPMMLNAEATTVLDKIDVVEVEKNDYTEKYKVDKSSSSKVTQELVDTPQTIQVITKKVMDEQQATTLQEALRNTPGITLNLGENGNTNSKDNINMRGFDVQGSIFKDGIRDLTNAAKDMYNTEAVEVTKGAVGSDNGRGVSSGYINQVTKTAKNVDEVSGTVGYSTAKNARLTADLNKALNETTGVRLNVMKQKGEVAGRDEVEIDRTGIAASVAFGIGTASRTTINYEHTIQDDVPDGGIPTVGLDGLNQKVDSSTFYGSVNDFEESKSDTFTVKFEQDFASNSTFSNTMRYGKTRQEMLLTSPFNYDSTANTVDRRLHARWQENELLTNQSNIKTEFKTGMLIHNVSTGVEITKENQLTKNYASQTAQITDLYNPTAISWNDLTFSGQKSDGETTTIGAYLFDSISIGEKFILTGGGRFDRYETTNDVVSSTLVASTLEDDGHLNSYKAGLVYKPLDNGSVYISRATTQLPPGGANFTLSATTTNANNPDMEPQKSTTDEIGTKWDLLNNRISLTTAIYKTVVENETMTEADGTTSQNGEKEVKGIEFGIVGDITDKWSMSAGLAKMDTEYTNSTSTNEGLSLRFAPEHTATLWTTYKFTPAFNLGAGARYVGTQEVKISTTSTAPISKIEEYVVYDAMASYKYNKNITYQLNVYNLTDEEYVANMNNSGRRYTPGASRSGLLTFAYKF
- a CDS encoding Fe2+-dependent dioxygenase; this encodes MILHIPNVLTKEQLIECRRLLDNANWIDGKLTAGSQAVNVKNNFQLSENDELTAYLREVITNALSCNPLFISAALPNHIISPFFNRYENGGNYGNHVDNSIMFDKKMKKNYRTDISCSLFFTDPEEYEGGEMVIEDTFGTHEVKLPAGDMILYPSTSLHRVEPVTSGARMVSFMWVQSMIRSAWKRSMLFELDNTIQSIRAKYGETSEAVNLSIHYHKLLQEWAEL
- a CDS encoding alpha-hydroxy acid oxidase; translation: MKEKLTFIPNDLVSLKDYERYAKERMSINSLAYVCSGAGDEITFKRNEEAFQEIYLEANTLEDLSEANTKIELFGQTYDSPIILAPVAYQKLVDINGEIATAQAANVTNTCMCVSSFSSCTLEEISESTKSPLWFQLYIQPDMKTNLELIQKAEILGFKAIVITIDAPISGIRNVEQRYGFSLPENISAVNINNPIQTISNFENILEMAKILPTWKDIEFIKNNTKLPVILKGITNTSYAKKAIDLGIDGIIVSNHGGRTLDTLPSTIEILPKITKAVDKKIPILFDGGIKRGTDIIKAIALGASAVLIGRPIMYGLATAGALGVAHTLKILKEELEVSMIFTGCKDIKQIKNKEIIF